From Oryza sativa Japonica Group chromosome 4, ASM3414082v1, one genomic window encodes:
- the LOC9267582 gene encoding probable L-type lectin-domain containing receptor kinase S.5 isoform X1: MAILHSTTFCFSFVASLALIILDRTCSCLQFTYPSFGTPNKADFNFSAGSGIANGSLVITPSTGDISHRSGRVLYARETLKLWNSRRSALTSFRTEFVLNILPRNQTGEGMAFILTNNPELPTDSSGQWLGICNNRTDGDPKNRIVAVEFDTRMSVNETDGNHVGLDINSIGSLDPYPLSNVSLILSSGADVQVRITYNSTEQVLVAILIQFDTTGAHYGSKAWSVDLSQFLFDDVYVGFAGSTGDFTELNQIKSWNFATIDDDITTGRRHGRKVLLPLVAFILFAMSSFLVFLVWRRSTRKRRLAYRNLEKMIDAHGPVKFKLKELRRATANFSSSRKLGRGGFGTVYHGYLSSMNMEVAVKRVAANNKSSSNRGEQEFVAEVNTISKLSHRNLVKLIGWCHEGGELLLVYEYFPMGSLDKLLYGGARPAELTWERRYKIICGVASALEYLHHGSSSRILHRDVKASNVMLDEEYSARLGDFGLARVIHLDEVTHHSTQAVAGTRGYMAYECFFTGRASLDTDVYAFGVFVMEVLTGRSPSSSVTYHNRQQEHDHDGRRQPMYIVDWMWRHYGDGTVLEAADAVLGGAYDEAQVERAARLALACCHPSPRERPSMRTAVQVLVGGAPAPEPPFEKPAFVWPPDGKRQEIELPHVGVLFTGGQLSFCSMTSTSITGR; the protein is encoded by the coding sequence ATGGCAATCCTCCACTCTACCACCTTTTGCTTTTCCTTTGTAGCTTCCCTTGCACTTATCATACTTGACAGAACGTGTAGCTGCTTACAGTTCACTTACCCAAGCTTTGGCACTCCCAACAAGGCCGATTTCAACTTCAGCGCAGGCTCCGGAATAGCAAATGGATCCCTGGTGATCACACCGAGCACCGGCGACATCAGCCACCGATCGGGAAGAGTGCTCTACGCAAGGGAGACGCTCAAGCTGTGGAACAGCCGGCGATCGGCGCTGACATCGTTCAGGACGGAGTTCGTGCTCAACATCCTTCCACGGAATCAGACAGGAGAAGGAATGGCTTTCATCCTGACGAATAACCCGGAACTGCCTACCGACAGCAGCGGGCAGTGGCTCGGCATTTGCAACAACCGGACAGATGGCGATCCGAAGAACCGAATTGTAGCCGTGGAATTCGACACGAGGATGAGCGTCAACGAAACTGACGGCAATCACGTTGGGCTCGACATCAACAGCATCGGATCTTTGGATCCGTACCCTCTAAGCAATGTTTCATTAATCCTCTCGAGTGGTGCTGATGTACAGGTCAGGATCACTTACAATAGTACAGAGCAAGTACTGGTGGCAATTTTAATCCAGTTCGACACGACTGGGGCGCACTATGGTTCCAAAGCTTGGTCCGTCGATCTATCACAATTTCTATTCGACGACGTATATGTGGGATTTGCAGGTTCAACAGGTGATTTCACCGAGCTGAACCAAATAAAGTCTTGGAACTTTGCCACAATCGACGACGATATCACGACCGGAAGAAGGCATGGGAGAAAGGTGCTTCTGCCTCTCGTTGCCTTCATACTATTTGCTATGTCTTCGTTTCTTGTGTTCTTGGTGTGGAGAAGGTCGACGCGGAAGAGAAGGCTCGCCTACCGCAACCTCGAGAAGATGATCGACGCCCATGGCCCTGTCAAATTTAAGCTCAAGGAGCTCAGGCGTGCGACTGCCAACTTCAGCTCCTCGCGCAAGCTCGGCAGAGGTGGCTTCGGCACCGTGTACCACGGCTACCTGAGCAGCATGAACATGGAGGTGGCCGTCAAGCGGGTGGCAGCGAACAACAAATCCAGTTCCAACCGAGGAGAGCAGGAGTTCGTCGCGGAGGTGAACACGATCAGCAagctctcgcaccgcaacctcgtGAAGCTGATCGGGTGGTGCCACGAGGGAGGCGAGCTGCTCCTCGTCTacgagtacttccccatgggtAGCCTGGACAAGCTCCTGTATGGCGGTGCTAGACCGGCTGAGCTGACCTGGGAGCGACGGTACAAGATAATCTGCGGCGTGGCGTCCGCGCTGGAGTACCTGCACCACGGGAGCAGCAGCCGGATCCTCCACAGGGACGTCAAGGCGAGCAACGTCATGCTCGACGAGGAGTACAGCGCGCGCCTCGGCGACTTCGGCCTCGCCCGTGTCATCCACCTCGACGAGGTGACGCACCACTCGACGCAGGCCGTGGCGGGCACCCGCGGCTACATGGCGTACGAGTGCTTCTTCACCGGACGCGCCAGCCTCGACACGGACGTGTACGCGTTCGGGGTGTTCGTCATGGAGGTGCTCACCGGGAGGAGCCCGAGCAGCTCCGTGACGTACCACAACCGCCAGCAGGAGCATGACCacgacggccgccgccagccgatGTACATCGTGGACTGGATGTGGAGGCACTACGGCGACGGGACGGTCCtggaggcggccgacgcggtGCTCGGTGGCGCGTACGACGAGGCTCAGGTGGAGCGCGCGGCGAGGCTGGCGCTGGCGTGCTGCCACCCCAGCCCGAGGGAGAGGCCGTCCATGAGGACGGCCGTGCAGGTGCTGGTCGGCGGAGCCCCTGCGCCGGAGCCACCGTTCGAGAAGCCTGCGTTTGTTTGGCCTCCCGACGGCAAGCGGCAGGAGATCGAGCTGCCGCACGTCGGCGTGCTGTTCACCGGAGGGCAGCTCAGTTTCTGCTCCATGACATCCACTTCCATCACCGGGAGGTGA
- the LOC9267582 gene encoding probable L-type lectin-domain containing receptor kinase S.5 isoform X2, giving the protein MTQLSVKDFRSAGSGIANGSLVITPSTGDISHRSGRVLYARETLKLWNSRRSALTSFRTEFVLNILPRNQTGEGMAFILTNNPELPTDSSGQWLGICNNRTDGDPKNRIVAVEFDTRMSVNETDGNHVGLDINSIGSLDPYPLSNVSLILSSGADVQVRITYNSTEQVLVAILIQFDTTGAHYGSKAWSVDLSQFLFDDVYVGFAGSTGDFTELNQIKSWNFATIDDDITTGRRHGRKVLLPLVAFILFAMSSFLVFLVWRRSTRKRRLAYRNLEKMIDAHGPVKFKLKELRRATANFSSSRKLGRGGFGTVYHGYLSSMNMEVAVKRVAANNKSSSNRGEQEFVAEVNTISKLSHRNLVKLIGWCHEGGELLLVYEYFPMGSLDKLLYGGARPAELTWERRYKIICGVASALEYLHHGSSSRILHRDVKASNVMLDEEYSARLGDFGLARVIHLDEVTHHSTQAVAGTRGYMAYECFFTGRASLDTDVYAFGVFVMEVLTGRSPSSSVTYHNRQQEHDHDGRRQPMYIVDWMWRHYGDGTVLEAADAVLGGAYDEAQVERAARLALACCHPSPRERPSMRTAVQVLVGGAPAPEPPFEKPAFVWPPDGKRQEIELPHVGVLFTGGQLSFCSMTSTSITGR; this is encoded by the exons ATGACACAATTATCAGTTAAGGACTTCAGAAG CGCAGGCTCCGGAATAGCAAATGGATCCCTGGTGATCACACCGAGCACCGGCGACATCAGCCACCGATCGGGAAGAGTGCTCTACGCAAGGGAGACGCTCAAGCTGTGGAACAGCCGGCGATCGGCGCTGACATCGTTCAGGACGGAGTTCGTGCTCAACATCCTTCCACGGAATCAGACAGGAGAAGGAATGGCTTTCATCCTGACGAATAACCCGGAACTGCCTACCGACAGCAGCGGGCAGTGGCTCGGCATTTGCAACAACCGGACAGATGGCGATCCGAAGAACCGAATTGTAGCCGTGGAATTCGACACGAGGATGAGCGTCAACGAAACTGACGGCAATCACGTTGGGCTCGACATCAACAGCATCGGATCTTTGGATCCGTACCCTCTAAGCAATGTTTCATTAATCCTCTCGAGTGGTGCTGATGTACAGGTCAGGATCACTTACAATAGTACAGAGCAAGTACTGGTGGCAATTTTAATCCAGTTCGACACGACTGGGGCGCACTATGGTTCCAAAGCTTGGTCCGTCGATCTATCACAATTTCTATTCGACGACGTATATGTGGGATTTGCAGGTTCAACAGGTGATTTCACCGAGCTGAACCAAATAAAGTCTTGGAACTTTGCCACAATCGACGACGATATCACGACCGGAAGAAGGCATGGGAGAAAGGTGCTTCTGCCTCTCGTTGCCTTCATACTATTTGCTATGTCTTCGTTTCTTGTGTTCTTGGTGTGGAGAAGGTCGACGCGGAAGAGAAGGCTCGCCTACCGCAACCTCGAGAAGATGATCGACGCCCATGGCCCTGTCAAATTTAAGCTCAAGGAGCTCAGGCGTGCGACTGCCAACTTCAGCTCCTCGCGCAAGCTCGGCAGAGGTGGCTTCGGCACCGTGTACCACGGCTACCTGAGCAGCATGAACATGGAGGTGGCCGTCAAGCGGGTGGCAGCGAACAACAAATCCAGTTCCAACCGAGGAGAGCAGGAGTTCGTCGCGGAGGTGAACACGATCAGCAagctctcgcaccgcaacctcgtGAAGCTGATCGGGTGGTGCCACGAGGGAGGCGAGCTGCTCCTCGTCTacgagtacttccccatgggtAGCCTGGACAAGCTCCTGTATGGCGGTGCTAGACCGGCTGAGCTGACCTGGGAGCGACGGTACAAGATAATCTGCGGCGTGGCGTCCGCGCTGGAGTACCTGCACCACGGGAGCAGCAGCCGGATCCTCCACAGGGACGTCAAGGCGAGCAACGTCATGCTCGACGAGGAGTACAGCGCGCGCCTCGGCGACTTCGGCCTCGCCCGTGTCATCCACCTCGACGAGGTGACGCACCACTCGACGCAGGCCGTGGCGGGCACCCGCGGCTACATGGCGTACGAGTGCTTCTTCACCGGACGCGCCAGCCTCGACACGGACGTGTACGCGTTCGGGGTGTTCGTCATGGAGGTGCTCACCGGGAGGAGCCCGAGCAGCTCCGTGACGTACCACAACCGCCAGCAGGAGCATGACCacgacggccgccgccagccgatGTACATCGTGGACTGGATGTGGAGGCACTACGGCGACGGGACGGTCCtggaggcggccgacgcggtGCTCGGTGGCGCGTACGACGAGGCTCAGGTGGAGCGCGCGGCGAGGCTGGCGCTGGCGTGCTGCCACCCCAGCCCGAGGGAGAGGCCGTCCATGAGGACGGCCGTGCAGGTGCTGGTCGGCGGAGCCCCTGCGCCGGAGCCACCGTTCGAGAAGCCTGCGTTTGTTTGGCCTCCCGACGGCAAGCGGCAGGAGATCGAGCTGCCGCACGTCGGCGTGCTGTTCACCGGAGGGCAGCTCAGTTTCTGCTCCATGACATCCACTTCCATCACCGGGAGGTGA